One part of the uncultured Cohaesibacter sp. genome encodes these proteins:
- a CDS encoding substrate-binding domain-containing protein: protein MGKYTKLLGSAIALCSLANAASADDIKIGYINKMGDHPWFVAEVVGAKKAAEAAGASLVSQDVQFNADMAITAVDTMIGDGVKGIAIVVPDRGIGPVVAARAKEAGVKLVAVDDDIYHEDGTKVPFVGLDSYNIGLAVGDELSNLYKASGWDASTVMIASIEDRKADTCMQRNKGAEDAFLKANPEFKREDIARVAYDNTMVNSIDVMTTTLTANPQISNWIFYSCNDDGVLGAARAMENSGYAAENGIGVGIDGSRACDAFGNDRASAFKGTMWFNPENQGKVAVNLLLGAIKDGKELPENTYSSPELVNMSNFADYKERLCN from the coding sequence CCGCCAGCGCGGACGATATCAAGATCGGCTACATCAACAAGATGGGCGACCATCCCTGGTTTGTGGCCGAAGTCGTTGGCGCCAAGAAAGCGGCTGAAGCAGCAGGCGCATCGCTTGTTTCTCAGGACGTGCAGTTCAATGCCGACATGGCCATCACGGCTGTTGACACCATGATCGGTGACGGCGTCAAGGGCATCGCGATTGTCGTGCCTGACCGCGGCATTGGCCCGGTTGTCGCCGCTCGCGCCAAGGAAGCCGGCGTCAAACTCGTTGCTGTCGATGACGACATCTATCATGAAGATGGCACCAAGGTTCCCTTCGTTGGCCTCGATTCCTACAACATTGGTCTCGCCGTCGGTGATGAGCTGTCCAACCTCTACAAGGCATCCGGTTGGGACGCCAGCACGGTGATGATCGCATCGATCGAAGACCGCAAGGCCGACACCTGCATGCAGCGCAACAAGGGGGCAGAAGACGCCTTCCTCAAAGCCAACCCCGAGTTCAAACGCGAAGACATTGCGCGTGTTGCCTATGACAACACCATGGTCAACTCGATTGACGTGATGACCACGACCCTGACGGCTAACCCGCAAATCAGCAACTGGATCTTTTATTCTTGCAACGATGATGGCGTTCTCGGCGCTGCCCGTGCCATGGAAAACTCCGGTTACGCCGCTGAAAACGGCATCGGTGTCGGCATCGACGGAAGCCGTGCCTGCGATGCCTTCGGCAATGACCGCGCTTCTGCCTTCAAGGGGACCATGTGGTTCAACCCTGAAAATCAGGGCAAGGTTGCCGTCAATCTGCTGCTCGGTGCCATCAAGGATGGCAAGGAACTGCCAGAGAATACCTATTCCTCTCCTGAGCTGGTCAACATGAGCAATTTCGCTGACTACAAAGAGCGTCTTTGCAACTAG